Proteins encoded by one window of Cannabis sativa cultivar Pink pepper isolate KNU-18-1 chromosome 4, ASM2916894v1, whole genome shotgun sequence:
- the LOC115714220 gene encoding cell division control protein 2 homolog has protein sequence MDQYEKVEKIGEGTYGVVYKARDRVTNETIALKKIRLEQEDEGVPSTAIREISLLKEMQHGNIVRLQDVVHSEKRLYLVFEYLDLDLKKHMDSSPDFAKDLHQIKMFLYQILRGIAYCHSHRVLHRDLKPQNLLIDRRTNALKLADFGLARAFGIPVRTFTHEVVTLWYRAPEILLGSRHYSTPVDVWSVGCIYAEMVNQRPLFPGDSEIDELFKIFRILGTPNEDTWPGVCSLPDFKSAFPKWPSKDLATVVPNIGSAGVDLLSKMLCLDPSKRITARSALEHEYFKDISLVP, from the exons ATGGACCAG TACGAAAAAGTTGAGAAGATTGGTGAAGGAACCTATGGTGTGGTTTACAAGGCCCGTGATCGTGTTACTAATGAAACTATAGCTTTGAAGAAGATTCGTCTGGAGCAAGAAGACGAGGGAGTGCCAAGTACAGCTATACGAGAGATTTCTCTCTTGAAAGAAATGCAGCATGGGAACATTGTCAG GTTACAGGATGTAGTACACAGTGAGAAACGTTTGTATTTGGTTTTCGAATACCTGGACTTGGATTTGAAGAAGCACATGGATTCTTCTCCAGACTTCGCAAAGGACCTACACCAGATAAAA ATGTTTCTTTATCAAATTCTCCGTGGCATTGCTTATTGTCATTCCCATAGAGTTCTTCATCGAGATCTAAAGCCACAGAATTTATTGATAGATCGCCGTACCAATGCACTAAAGCTTGCAGATTTTGGACTAGCCAGAGCATTTGGTATTCCAGTCAGGACCTTTACTCACGAG GTGGTGACCCTCTGGTACAGAGCACCAGAAATATTGCTTGGATCTCGTCATTACTCTACCCCTGTTGATGTGTGGTCAGTGGGTTGTATATATGCTGAGATGGTGAATCAACGGCCTTTATTTCCTGGTGACTCTGAAATTGATGAGCTGTTCAAGATTTTCAG AATCTTGGGTACTCCAAATGAAGATACATGGCCTGGTGTCTGTTCTTTGCCTGATTTTAAATCTGCATTTCCAAAGTGGCCTTCGAAG GACTTGGCAACTGTTGTTCCAAATATTGGGTCAGCTGGTGTTGATCTTCTTTCT AAAATGCTTTGCCTGGATCCCAGCAAAAGAATTACAGCAAGGAGTGCCCTTGAGCATGAATACTTCAAGGATATTTCATTGGTGCCCTGA